One window of Corynebacterium doosanense CAU 212 = DSM 45436 genomic DNA carries:
- a CDS encoding universal stress protein produces MFSYETIVVGTDGSDTSHVAVRHAASLARAYEATLVIVCAYYGNTGSLLNSPNRDVSTLPVVSEARANEYLAEAESIATEEGAQDIQLQRRSATPVNALVDAVDETSADVLVIGNKGLNSLTGRVFGNIPTEVARRSKVDVVLVNTESAHR; encoded by the coding sequence ACCTCCCACGTCGCCGTGCGCCACGCCGCCTCCCTGGCCCGCGCCTACGAGGCCACGCTGGTGATCGTCTGCGCGTACTACGGCAACACCGGCTCGCTGCTCAACTCCCCGAACCGCGACGTCTCCACGCTGCCCGTCGTCAGCGAGGCACGGGCCAACGAGTACCTCGCCGAGGCGGAGAGCATCGCCACGGAGGAGGGGGCGCAGGACATCCAGCTGCAGCGCCGCTCGGCCACCCCGGTCAATGCGCTTGTCGACGCCGTCGATGAGACGTCCGCGGATGTCCTGGTGATCGGCAACAAGGGCCTGAACTCGCTGACCGGGCGAGTCTTCGGCAACATCCCCACGGAGGTCGCCCGCCGCTCCAAGGTGGACGTGGTGCTGGTCAACACGGAATCCGCCCACCGCTAA
- a CDS encoding universal stress protein, producing the protein MSDNYEKIVVGTDGSKSSLLAVERAARIAAAFDATLIIGCAYYPSKEEASDSLRRDSVTILGDESARENLETAAQHARGFGVAQIETAIRPGTPVQALMSIVNDNDADLLVVGNRGINSLTGRLLGSVPADVARQSDCDVMIVHTVK; encoded by the coding sequence ATGAGCGACAACTACGAGAAGATCGTCGTCGGCACCGACGGATCCAAGTCCTCCCTCCTGGCGGTGGAGCGGGCGGCACGCATCGCGGCAGCCTTTGACGCGACGCTGATCATCGGCTGCGCCTACTACCCCAGCAAGGAGGAGGCCTCGGACTCGTTGCGCCGGGACTCCGTGACCATCCTCGGGGACGAGTCCGCGCGGGAGAACCTGGAGACGGCGGCCCAGCACGCCCGCGGTTTCGGCGTCGCGCAGATCGAGACGGCCATCCGCCCCGGCACCCCGGTGCAGGCGCTGATGTCCATCGTCAACGACAACGACGCGGACCTGCTGGTGGTGGGCAACCGGGGCATCAACTCGCTCACCGGTCGCCTCCTCGGCTCGGTGCCGGCGGACGTCGCGCGCCAGTCCGACTGCGACGTCATGATCGTGCACACCGTCAAATAA
- a CDS encoding HelD family protein, whose amino-acid sequence MTDIAAEQAYVDILFARLDDEVAKAHQRLEQVQREVDPANPDNVDALMRRETEYHGLNAKLDRLNIAQLGLVFGRIDIESAQPENPVAGHPGLDRRYIGRMGLDDRADAYRTMLLDWRAPMARPFYLATTAQPEGVHVRRHIRTRGRTVTGIDDEVLAGELTQAADGGVGSETALNRAMREARTGHMRSIVETIQREQDQIIRHPGRGVMVVQGGPGTGKTAVALHRVAYLLYTYREQLEKTGVLILGPNPTFLDYISRVLPELGETGVVLSTVGTLFPGIEPTGQESLLTREVKGSEEMVTILTEAVRAHQLVPERPARLRVGSIEVTVTGEMVKAARTRARRSRRPHNEARGVFADHLLDQMATQLAETIGADPLGGRNLLSEADVDQLHDDLADEPDVATLIDELWPSLTPTAVLHHLLSDPAAIAEAAAAYDDETQAALLRSPDAGWASSDAALLDELSVLIGETSESEETDTDWLQDVEDAENAIDILSSSDSTDNDDDMFESEILSAADVIDAKTLARRQEVRDIRSTAERARGDLTWAFGHVIIDEAQELTPMEWRMVFRRSPSRWMTLVGDTAQTGSPAGVDSWSDTLADFIGDRFQLHELTVNYRTPTEITELANRILSVIDPSATPGEAIRSTGIPVDYLPAGTDASTLSFGEGLVKVINADNVADIKGLEFDHVVVVEPQVIADASPLGLQDLYVAVTRATQTLAVIGELPVI is encoded by the coding sequence ATGACAGATATCGCCGCCGAACAGGCGTACGTGGACATTCTTTTCGCCCGCCTGGACGACGAGGTGGCGAAGGCACACCAGCGGCTGGAACAGGTGCAGCGTGAGGTCGATCCCGCCAATCCCGACAACGTCGACGCCCTCATGCGCAGGGAGACCGAGTACCACGGACTCAACGCCAAGCTCGACCGGCTGAACATCGCCCAGCTCGGGCTGGTCTTCGGCCGCATCGACATCGAGTCCGCGCAGCCCGAGAACCCGGTCGCCGGCCACCCCGGCCTGGACCGTCGCTACATCGGGCGCATGGGCCTGGACGACCGGGCCGACGCCTACCGGACGATGCTGCTCGACTGGCGCGCTCCCATGGCGCGGCCGTTCTACCTCGCCACCACCGCGCAGCCCGAGGGTGTGCACGTCAGGCGGCACATCCGCACCCGCGGGCGGACCGTGACGGGTATCGACGATGAAGTGCTCGCCGGCGAACTTACCCAGGCCGCGGACGGCGGCGTCGGCAGCGAGACCGCGCTGAACCGGGCCATGCGCGAGGCCCGCACCGGACACATGCGTTCCATCGTGGAGACGATCCAGCGCGAGCAGGACCAGATCATCCGCCACCCCGGCCGCGGCGTGATGGTCGTCCAGGGTGGACCGGGCACGGGAAAGACCGCGGTGGCGCTGCACCGCGTGGCCTACCTGCTCTACACCTATCGGGAGCAGCTGGAGAAGACCGGCGTGCTCATCCTCGGGCCCAATCCGACGTTCCTCGACTACATTTCGCGGGTCCTGCCGGAGCTCGGGGAGACCGGAGTGGTGCTCTCCACCGTCGGCACGCTCTTTCCCGGGATCGAACCCACCGGGCAGGAGTCCTTGCTGACCAGGGAGGTCAAGGGATCGGAGGAGATGGTCACCATCCTCACCGAGGCCGTGCGGGCCCACCAGCTCGTCCCCGAGCGGCCGGCGCGTCTGCGTGTCGGCTCCATCGAGGTGACCGTCACCGGCGAGATGGTCAAGGCCGCCCGCACCCGGGCGCGCCGCTCCCGCCGGCCACACAACGAGGCCCGCGGCGTCTTCGCCGACCACCTCCTCGATCAGATGGCCACGCAGCTCGCCGAGACCATCGGCGCCGACCCGCTGGGCGGGCGCAACCTGCTGTCGGAGGCGGACGTGGATCAGCTCCACGACGACCTGGCGGACGAACCGGACGTCGCCACGCTCATAGACGAGCTGTGGCCGAGCCTCACCCCCACCGCCGTGCTGCACCACCTGCTCAGCGATCCCGCTGCCATCGCCGAGGCGGCCGCCGCCTACGACGACGAGACCCAGGCCGCGCTCCTGCGCTCCCCCGACGCCGGCTGGGCGTCGAGTGACGCGGCGCTTCTCGACGAACTTTCCGTCCTCATCGGTGAGACCAGCGAGTCGGAGGAGACGGACACCGACTGGCTCCAGGACGTCGAGGACGCGGAGAACGCCATCGACATCCTCTCCAGCTCGGACTCCACCGACAACGACGACGACATGTTCGAGTCCGAGATTCTCTCGGCCGCGGACGTCATCGACGCCAAGACGCTGGCCAGGCGCCAGGAGGTGCGGGACATCCGCTCCACGGCCGAGCGCGCTCGGGGCGACCTCACCTGGGCCTTCGGCCATGTCATCATCGACGAGGCGCAGGAGCTCACCCCGATGGAATGGCGCATGGTCTTCCGCCGCTCGCCGTCGCGGTGGATGACACTCGTCGGCGACACGGCCCAGACCGGCTCGCCCGCGGGGGTGGATTCCTGGTCCGACACGCTGGCCGACTTCATCGGCGACCGCTTCCAGCTGCACGAGCTGACGGTGAACTACCGCACCCCCACAGAGATCACCGAGCTGGCCAACCGCATCCTCTCGGTCATCGACCCGTCGGCGACGCCCGGGGAGGCGATCCGCTCGACCGGGATCCCCGTGGACTACCTGCCCGCGGGCACCGATGCGTCGACCCTCAGCTTCGGCGAGGGGCTGGTGAAGGTCATCAATGCGGACAACGTTGCGGATATCAAGGGGCTGGAGTTCGACCACGTCGTGGTGGTCGAACCGCAGGTGATCGCGGATGCCTCTCCCCTGGGCCTGCAGGATCTCTACGTCGCCGTCACCAGGGCCACCCAGACACTCGCAGTGATCGGCGAGCTGCCTGTTATTTGA
- a CDS encoding DoxX family protein produces the protein MIRKIARPMLASVYIADGVDTLRNVQDYVESTDSVLKKVHSLVPRQYAAFIPTDPAVAARALGGTKVGAGSLLALGKAPRLSAGVLALTAIPTIAGRHAFWETNDSKEKAARRNAFLTNVALLGGLGITAMDTAGQPGLRWRASHAAQDAAKTVQGVLPGKGETESALDSASEWISERANQAQEAAKAASENVGSYVDDNKDDWKKQAESLLEQGKSVAEDVQKKAPKWAEQAAGQTSGFLGQAEKEGRGWLKDAQKDTKKAHKRVVKAADKAQARAEDALQDADSKSGRALKKASKKADKLQDRADKKIQKAIKKVG, from the coding sequence ATGATCCGCAAGATTGCCCGCCCGATGCTCGCCTCGGTCTACATCGCCGACGGTGTGGACACCCTGAGGAACGTCCAGGACTACGTCGAGTCCACCGACTCGGTCCTGAAGAAGGTTCACTCCCTCGTGCCGCGCCAGTACGCAGCCTTCATCCCCACCGACCCGGCCGTCGCGGCTCGCGCTCTCGGCGGCACCAAGGTCGGCGCCGGCTCCCTCCTCGCGCTGGGCAAGGCTCCCCGCCTGTCCGCCGGCGTTCTCGCGCTGACCGCGATCCCTACCATCGCCGGCCGCCACGCATTCTGGGAGACCAACGACTCCAAGGAGAAGGCCGCCCGCCGCAACGCCTTCCTCACCAACGTCGCGCTGCTCGGTGGCCTGGGCATCACCGCCATGGACACCGCCGGCCAGCCGGGCCTGCGCTGGCGTGCATCCCACGCCGCACAGGACGCCGCCAAGACCGTCCAGGGTGTGCTGCCGGGCAAGGGCGAGACCGAGTCCGCTCTCGACTCCGCCAGCGAGTGGATCTCCGAGCGCGCCAACCAGGCCCAGGAGGCCGCCAAGGCCGCGTCCGAGAACGTCGGCTCCTACGTCGACGACAACAAGGATGACTGGAAGAAGCAGGCCGAGTCCCTCCTCGAGCAGGGCAAGTCCGTCGCCGAGGACGTGCAGAAGAAGGCCCCGAAGTGGGCTGAGCAGGCTGCGGGGCAGACCAGCGGTTTCCTCGGCCAGGCCGAGAAGGAAGGCCGCGGCTGGCTCAAGGACGCGCAGAAGGACACCAAGAAGGCCCACAAGCGTGTGGTGAAGGCCGCCGACAAGGCCCAGGCCCGCGCCGAGGACGCCCTCCAGGATGCCGACAGCAAGTCCGGTCGCGCACTGAAGAAGGCCTCCAAGAAGGCCGACAAGCTGCAGGACCGGGCTGACAAGAAGATCCAGAAGGCCATCAAGAAGGTCGGCTAG
- a CDS encoding MBL fold metallo-hydrolase codes for MTADIELKMDQIQVSEMDNNVYLLHDDTEGLLIDAAADPDAITAMAERAGVSINYVLTTHRHADHVGALVAVLERTGATHLASFLDAPALPAKVDVELDHGDIIDFAGHELPVFVLRGHTPGGAGVAVRIDGVPHLFVGDSLFPGGLGKTHSEGDFARLFKDVKDRIFDVYRDDSVVHPGHGDSTMLGEERPKLDEWWERRW; via the coding sequence ATGACTGCCGACATTGAACTGAAGATGGATCAGATCCAGGTCTCCGAGATGGACAACAACGTCTACCTTCTGCACGACGACACCGAAGGCCTGCTCATCGACGCCGCCGCCGACCCCGACGCCATCACGGCCATGGCCGAGCGCGCGGGCGTGAGCATCAACTATGTGCTCACCACGCACCGCCACGCCGACCACGTCGGGGCCCTCGTCGCCGTGCTCGAGCGCACGGGAGCCACCCACCTGGCGTCCTTCCTGGACGCCCCCGCGCTGCCCGCGAAGGTCGACGTCGAACTCGACCACGGCGACATCATCGACTTCGCCGGCCACGAGCTGCCCGTGTTTGTCCTGCGCGGCCACACGCCGGGCGGTGCCGGGGTGGCGGTGCGTATCGACGGCGTCCCTCACCTCTTCGTCGGTGACAGCCTCTTCCCCGGCGGGCTGGGAAAGACCCACTCGGAGGGGGACTTCGCCCGCCTGTTCAAGGACGTCAAGGACCGCATCTTCGACGTCTACCGCGACGACTCCGTCGTGCACCCCGGCCACGGTGACTCCACCATGCTCGGTGAGGAACGCCCCAAGCTCGACGAGTGGTGGGAACGTCGCTGGTGA
- the uvrA gene encoding excinuclease ABC subunit UvrA, whose amino-acid sequence MVDRITVHGAREHNLKGVDIELPREKMVAFTGLSGSGKSSLAFDTIFAEGQRRYVESLSSYARMFLGQMDKPDVDYIDGLSPAVSIDQKSTNRNPRSTVGTITEIYDYLRLLYARAGTAHCPVCDAKIDRQTPQKIVDQVLEAEEKTKFQVLAPVVRTRKGEFVDLFEDLAAQGYSRVRVDGEMYQLSEPPTLKKQVKHDIDVIVDRLQVKASQKQRLTDSVETALRLANGLVVIDWVDLPEDDDNRYRMFSEKMACPNGHELDIDEYEPRAFSFNSPYGACPACEGIGTRHEVDIDLLIPDPDAPANAAVQPWTSSPNKKYFEKLIDGLAKQMGFDPATPFGELTKKEQRAIIDGTDVEVEVKYKNRFGRMRNWSAPFEGVRGWMSRKLENADSEGAKERFLAYTREVACPTCDGTRLKPEILAVRIAGSEDRELSIAGLSALSIQEASEFLGGLELGRREAMIAEAVLKEIQARLQFLVDVGLTYLTLNRAAGTLSGGEAQRIRLATQIGSGLAGVLYVLDEPSIGLHQRDNQRLISTLKKLRDLGNTLIVVEHDEDTIRASDWLIDIGPRAGELGGEVIYQGEPEGILEAENSITGDYLAGRRVLAVPDKRREIDKDRMLKVVGARENNLKGVDVSLPLGVLCCVTGVSGSGKSTLVNQILAKTLANQLNRARQVPGRAKRVEGMDNLDKLIQIDQSPIGRTPRSNPATYTGVFDKIRTIFAETQEAKVRGYKPGRFSFNVKGGRCEACQGDGTLKIEMNFLPDVYVPCEVCDGARYNRETLEVRYKGKNIAEVLRMPISEAAEFFEPITSIHRYLNTLVDVGLGYVRLGQAATTLSGGEAQRVKLAAELQKRSNGRTIYILDEPTTGLHFEDIRKLMLVIQSLVDKGNSMLIIEHNLDVIKAADWVVDMGPEGGSGGGTVVAEGTPEDVAKVEGSYTGQFLREVLA is encoded by the coding sequence GTGGTCGATCGCATTACCGTTCACGGTGCCCGGGAGCACAACCTCAAGGGCGTGGACATCGAGCTGCCCCGCGAGAAAATGGTGGCGTTCACCGGATTGTCGGGATCCGGCAAGTCCTCGTTGGCCTTCGACACCATCTTCGCCGAGGGCCAGCGCCGGTACGTCGAGTCGCTGAGCTCCTACGCGCGTATGTTCCTGGGCCAGATGGACAAGCCGGACGTGGACTACATCGACGGGCTCTCGCCCGCGGTGTCCATCGACCAGAAGTCGACCAACCGCAACCCCCGTTCCACGGTGGGCACCATCACCGAGATCTACGACTACCTGCGCCTGCTCTATGCCCGCGCGGGCACCGCCCACTGCCCGGTGTGTGACGCGAAGATCGACCGGCAGACGCCGCAGAAGATCGTCGACCAGGTGCTGGAGGCGGAGGAGAAGACCAAGTTCCAGGTGCTCGCCCCCGTCGTGCGCACCCGCAAGGGGGAGTTCGTCGACCTCTTCGAGGACCTCGCCGCCCAGGGTTACTCCCGCGTGCGCGTGGACGGGGAGATGTACCAGCTCTCCGAGCCGCCCACGCTGAAGAAGCAGGTCAAACACGATATCGACGTCATCGTCGACCGCCTGCAGGTCAAGGCCTCGCAGAAGCAGCGGCTCACGGACTCCGTGGAGACGGCCCTGCGCCTGGCCAACGGCCTGGTCGTCATCGACTGGGTCGACCTGCCGGAGGACGACGACAACCGCTACCGCATGTTCTCCGAGAAGATGGCGTGCCCCAACGGTCACGAGCTCGACATCGACGAGTACGAGCCCCGCGCGTTCTCCTTCAACTCGCCCTACGGCGCCTGCCCGGCGTGCGAGGGCATCGGCACCCGCCATGAGGTCGACATCGACCTGCTCATCCCGGATCCCGACGCCCCCGCGAATGCCGCGGTCCAGCCGTGGACGTCGTCGCCGAACAAAAAATACTTCGAAAAGCTTATCGACGGCCTGGCCAAGCAAATGGGCTTCGACCCGGCCACTCCCTTTGGCGAGCTCACGAAGAAGGAGCAGCGGGCCATTATCGACGGCACCGACGTCGAGGTGGAGGTCAAGTACAAGAACCGCTTCGGGCGGATGCGCAACTGGTCCGCGCCCTTCGAGGGCGTGCGCGGCTGGATGAGCCGGAAGCTGGAGAACGCCGACTCCGAGGGCGCCAAGGAGCGTTTCCTCGCCTACACGCGCGAGGTGGCCTGTCCGACCTGTGACGGCACGCGACTAAAGCCCGAGATCCTCGCCGTGCGCATCGCCGGGTCCGAGGACCGGGAGCTCTCCATCGCGGGACTGTCGGCGCTGTCCATTCAGGAGGCGTCGGAGTTTCTCGGAGGGCTGGAACTCGGCCGTCGAGAAGCGATGATCGCGGAGGCCGTGCTCAAGGAGATCCAGGCTCGCCTGCAGTTCCTCGTCGACGTCGGACTGACCTACCTCACCCTCAACCGCGCGGCCGGCACGCTGTCCGGCGGCGAGGCGCAGCGCATCCGGCTGGCCACGCAGATAGGCTCCGGCCTCGCGGGCGTGCTGTACGTGCTCGACGAGCCGTCGATCGGGCTGCACCAGCGGGACAACCAGCGGCTGATCTCCACGCTGAAGAAGCTGCGCGACCTGGGCAACACCCTCATCGTCGTCGAGCACGACGAGGACACCATCCGCGCGTCCGACTGGCTCATCGACATCGGACCGCGCGCCGGCGAGCTCGGCGGAGAGGTCATCTACCAGGGCGAGCCCGAGGGCATTCTCGAGGCGGAGAACTCCATCACCGGCGACTACCTCGCCGGCCGCCGCGTGCTCGCGGTGCCGGACAAACGCCGGGAGATCGACAAGGACCGCATGCTCAAGGTGGTGGGCGCTCGGGAGAACAACCTCAAGGGCGTCGACGTCTCCCTGCCGCTCGGAGTGCTGTGCTGTGTCACCGGCGTGTCCGGCTCCGGCAAGTCCACGCTGGTCAACCAGATCCTGGCCAAGACGCTGGCGAACCAGCTCAACCGTGCTCGCCAGGTGCCGGGGCGCGCGAAGCGTGTCGAGGGCATGGACAACCTGGACAAACTCATTCAGATCGACCAGTCGCCCATCGGCCGGACGCCCCGGTCCAACCCGGCGACCTACACCGGCGTGTTCGACAAGATCCGCACCATCTTCGCCGAGACCCAGGAGGCCAAGGTGCGCGGTTACAAACCCGGTCGGTTCTCCTTCAATGTCAAGGGCGGACGGTGCGAGGCTTGCCAGGGCGACGGCACCCTGAAGATCGAGATGAACTTCCTGCCCGACGTCTACGTGCCCTGCGAGGTCTGCGACGGGGCGCGCTACAACCGCGAGACCCTCGAGGTGAGGTACAAGGGCAAGAACATCGCCGAGGTGCTGCGCATGCCCATCTCGGAGGCGGCGGAGTTCTTTGAGCCGATCACGTCGATCCACCGCTACCTCAACACGCTCGTGGACGTCGGCCTGGGTTACGTGCGCCTCGGCCAGGCGGCCACCACCCTTTCGGGAGGCGAGGCGCAGCGTGTGAAGCTCGCGGCGGAGCTGCAGAAGCGCTCCAACGGACGCACCATCTACATCCTCGATGAGCCGACCACCGGTCTGCACTTCGAGGACATCCGCAAGCTCATGCTGGTCATCCAGTCGCTGGTGGACAAGGGCAACTCCATGCTCATCATCGAGCACAACCTCGACGTGATCAAGGCGGCCGACTGGGTCGTCGATATGGGCCCCGAGGGCGGCTCCGGCGGCGGCACCGTTGTCGCCGAGGGCACGCCCGAGGACGTGGCTAAGGTCGAGGGCTCGTATACGGGTCAGTTCCTCCGGGAGGTCCTGGCCTGA
- a CDS encoding DUF2339 domain-containing protein, translating to MQPHSGGQQEFDDDPRWDAALARLSDAEVALRDARSTLWALRRRQQPVAREAAANPYSAISYPAPPQAAPPQVAQPQQPQPVGAPIPAPAFAAHPSPIPPASPPPAPKPARVRTLTGEQLMIRAIAGSGVVITVLGVGFAVAVAIQNGWLGPLWRVLLTALLAAALVGAATVLQKRGGPPAGVNALAVTSVLTAFLLVLSLVGVLAWWSPGVGAVAFVLLWSFYLLLYRMFGWRPVALTLFVLGAGLSGLYLWTETYTFDVLIWLVVLLPFLGLGATWGEKDRLTRRWALAAVAGATVLHAVSSVFQVSSYLVAVASVVAIMVVCLRDPVDSVTGKVFGPGCALVATIAAAVLTPLGILGYLLPVVLLLVHLGVRRLAQPSAGEPAGSAEAADAFHVHSAWMLPLSLLLPSMKWVDAYPEPEGFLGTPEFTRLLVLGGFCVFLLASPASQRVLNAGLAGWLIAAAVAVLPLFDAVLGDDPMTLTTLPALGAALLCAIIIGCLFARRKSLTSLNPAFVWPLAVAGLVLSMFAVVITVVWLAHFIGGPGAMQTGYLVGHSLVSLGWMLIAAWALLGRAPIPPSWSLWVGGVLAAAAVVKLVFFDLQALTGIARALAFLACGLVLLTIVSLRSRLNTEQEVRPGPPGGTDPYTSPRP from the coding sequence ATGCAGCCTCATAGTGGTGGCCAGCAGGAGTTCGACGACGACCCGCGGTGGGACGCCGCGCTGGCCAGGCTGTCGGATGCGGAGGTGGCCCTTCGCGATGCCCGCTCCACGCTTTGGGCTCTGCGCAGGCGTCAGCAACCCGTCGCCCGGGAAGCTGCGGCGAACCCCTACTCCGCGATCTCCTATCCCGCGCCGCCGCAGGCTGCGCCACCGCAGGTTGCACAGCCCCAGCAGCCGCAGCCGGTGGGTGCGCCCATCCCCGCCCCGGCCTTTGCCGCGCACCCCTCCCCCATTCCCCCGGCCTCACCCCCGCCTGCGCCCAAGCCCGCCCGGGTCCGGACGCTGACCGGCGAGCAGCTCATGATCCGCGCCATCGCCGGGTCCGGCGTGGTCATCACCGTGCTGGGTGTCGGGTTTGCGGTGGCGGTCGCGATCCAGAACGGCTGGCTCGGTCCGCTCTGGCGGGTGCTGCTCACTGCGCTACTCGCCGCGGCGCTCGTGGGTGCTGCGACTGTGCTGCAGAAGCGCGGCGGCCCGCCCGCTGGTGTCAACGCGCTTGCGGTGACCTCCGTACTCACCGCCTTCCTCCTGGTGCTCTCCCTCGTTGGTGTGCTGGCGTGGTGGTCGCCCGGAGTTGGCGCGGTCGCGTTCGTGCTCCTGTGGTCCTTCTATCTCCTCCTGTACCGGATGTTCGGGTGGCGCCCGGTGGCGCTGACTCTCTTTGTCCTGGGTGCCGGGTTGTCAGGCCTCTACCTGTGGACCGAGACCTACACGTTCGACGTGCTCATCTGGCTTGTGGTCCTGCTGCCCTTCCTCGGACTCGGGGCGACCTGGGGTGAGAAGGACCGGCTGACCAGGCGGTGGGCCCTGGCGGCCGTGGCGGGAGCGACGGTCCTCCACGCTGTGTCCAGCGTCTTCCAGGTGAGCAGCTACCTCGTCGCCGTGGCCAGCGTGGTGGCCATCATGGTGGTGTGCCTGCGCGACCCGGTGGATTCCGTCACCGGTAAGGTTTTCGGACCCGGTTGCGCGCTCGTCGCCACCATCGCCGCGGCGGTGCTCACGCCCCTCGGCATCCTCGGTTATCTGCTCCCGGTCGTCCTGCTCCTTGTTCACCTCGGTGTCCGCCGGCTTGCCCAGCCCAGTGCCGGGGAACCGGCGGGGTCCGCCGAAGCAGCCGACGCGTTCCACGTGCATTCCGCATGGATGCTGCCCCTCTCGCTTCTGCTCCCGAGCATGAAATGGGTGGATGCCTACCCCGAACCCGAGGGATTCCTGGGCACCCCGGAGTTCACCCGGCTGCTGGTCCTCGGCGGGTTCTGCGTCTTCCTTCTCGCCTCTCCCGCCTCGCAGCGGGTGCTCAACGCGGGGCTGGCCGGTTGGCTGATCGCGGCAGCCGTTGCGGTGCTCCCGCTGTTCGACGCCGTTCTGGGGGACGATCCGATGACGCTGACCACGCTGCCCGCTCTCGGGGCGGCGCTGCTCTGCGCCATCATCATCGGCTGCCTCTTCGCGCGCCGGAAGTCACTGACCTCGCTGAATCCGGCGTTTGTGTGGCCGTTGGCCGTGGCCGGCCTGGTGCTCTCGATGTTCGCGGTGGTCATCACAGTCGTGTGGCTGGCGCACTTCATCGGCGGGCCCGGGGCGATGCAGACGGGCTACCTCGTCGGCCATTCCCTGGTGTCCCTGGGCTGGATGCTCATCGCCGCCTGGGCGCTGCTCGGCCGCGCGCCCATCCCGCCGTCCTGGAGCCTCTGGGTCGGCGGGGTCCTCGCCGCCGCCGCCGTGGTCAAGCTGGTCTTCTTCGACCTGCAGGCGCTCACCGGCATCGCCCGCGCGCTCGCGTTCCTCGCATGCGGGCTTGTCCTGCTGACCATCGTCTCGCTGCGCTCGCGCCTCAACACCGAGCAGGAGGTCAGGCCAGGACCTCCCGGAGGAACTGACCCGTATACGAGCCCTCGACCTTAG
- the infC gene encoding translation initiation factor IF-3 yields the protein MSAETSDVRINERIRVPEVRLIGPSGEQVGVVRTDDARKVAYEADLDLVEVAPTAKPPVAKIMDFGKYKYEQDQKAREARKNQQQTVVKEQKFRPKIDVHDYETKKSNVIRFLEKGNKVKVTIMFRGREQSRPELGYRLLERLAEEVAEYGIVESRPKQDGRNMTMLFGPNRKGKK from the coding sequence ATCAGCGCTGAAACTTCTGACGTTCGCATCAATGAACGGATCCGTGTCCCGGAGGTCCGTTTGATCGGACCGTCCGGCGAGCAGGTGGGAGTCGTCCGCACGGATGACGCCCGCAAGGTCGCCTACGAGGCAGACCTCGACTTGGTTGAGGTCGCACCGACCGCCAAGCCGCCGGTCGCCAAGATCATGGACTTCGGTAAGTACAAGTACGAGCAGGATCAGAAGGCCCGTGAGGCCCGCAAGAACCAGCAGCAGACTGTGGTCAAGGAACAGAAGTTCCGTCCGAAGATCGACGTTCATGACTACGAGACCAAAAAGAGCAACGTGATCCGCTTCCTGGAGAAGGGGAACAAGGTCAAGGTGACCATCATGTTCCGCGGTCGTGAGCAGTCACGCCCGGAACTGGGTTACCGCCTCCTTGAGCGTCTGGCCGAAGAGGTCGCCGAGTACGGCATCGTGGAAAGCCGCCCGAAGCAGGACGGCCGAAACATGACCATGCTGTTCGGGCCGAACCGCAAGGGTAAGAAGTAG
- the rpmI gene encoding 50S ribosomal protein L35, producing MKQKTHKGTAKRIKVTGSGKLRREQAGKRHLMEAMSSKRRRSLKGTVDVAPADTKRIKRLLGKA from the coding sequence ATGAAGCAGAAGACGCACAAGGGCACCGCCAAGCGCATCAAGGTCACCGGCTCCGGCAAGCTGCGCCGCGAGCAGGCCGGCAAGCGCCACCTCATGGAGGCCATGTCCTCCAAGCGCCGCCGCAGCCTCAAGGGCACCGTCGACGTCGCCCCGGCCGACACCAAGCGCATCAAGCGCCTTCTTGGCAAGGCTTAA
- the rplT gene encoding 50S ribosomal protein L20: protein MARVKRSVNAKKKRRAILKSAKGYRGQRSRLYRKAKEQWLHSMTYAYRDRRARKSEFRKLWIQRINAAARMNDITYNRLIHGLRLAEVEVDRKILAELAVNDFATFSALCEAAKAALPEDVNAPRAA, encoded by the coding sequence ATGGCACGCGTCAAACGTTCCGTTAACGCCAAGAAGAAGCGCCGCGCAATCCTCAAGTCCGCCAAGGGCTACCGCGGACAGCGCTCACGCCTCTACCGCAAGGCGAAAGAGCAGTGGCTGCACTCCATGACCTACGCGTACCGCGACCGCCGCGCACGCAAGTCGGAGTTCCGCAAGCTGTGGATCCAGCGCATCAACGCCGCTGCCCGCATGAACGACATCACCTACAACCGCCTCATCCACGGCCTGCGCCTGGCCGAGGTCGAGGTGGACCGCAAGATCCTCGCCGAGCTCGCGGTCAACGACTTCGCCACCTTCTCCGCACTGTGCGAGGCCGCCAAGGCCGCGCTGCCGGAGGACGTCAACGCGCCCCGCGCCGCGTAA